GTGGCCTCGGTGCACGGCCTGGTGGCCTCGGCGCAGAAGTCGGCCTACGTGGCGGCCAAGCACGGCATCGTCGGCCTGACCAAGGTGACGGCGCTGGAGAACGCCACCACGGGCGTGACCTGCAACGCCATCTGCCCGGGCTGGGTGCTGACCCCGCTGGTGCAAAAGCAGGTGGACGCCAAGGCCGCGGCGCTGGGCATCTCGAACGACGAGGCCAAGAAGGTGCTGCTGGGCGAGAAGGAGCCCTCCATGCAGTTCACCACGCCCGAGGAGCTGGGCGAGCTGGCGGTATTCTTCTGCTCGCCCGCCGCCAACAACGTGCGCGGCGTGGCCTGGAACATGGATGGCGGCTGGGCTGCGCAGTAACGCTACGGTTAATGCAGCTGGTAGCGCTTGCCAATCAAGCGCTGCAGGCAAATATCACCGCAACTGCACCGAGCCCGAGATGGTCACCGCCACCTGGGCCTTGCCGGCCTCGACCGGCACCGGCGCATCGGCGGCCAGGGACGCGGCCTTGGCCTCCATGGCCATGATGCGCGGGCGCGGGCCGGGCGCCATCTCGTTGCTGTGCACGGCCACCTCGCGCAGGGTGTAGCCGGCGAAGCCGAAGCCGCGCGCCAGCTCCGCGGCGCGCGCCTTGAAGGCCTCGATGGCCTTGGCCTGCGCCTCGCCTTCGACCTTGGCGCGCGCCTCGCGCGAGAGGTCGAAGGCGATCTGGCTGATCGTCATGCCCTGGATCCTTCCGGCCGTGCCCGTGATGCGCGCGAAGTCGCGCCCCTGCAGCACCAGTTCCGCGCGTCCCTGCCAGCCGGCGATCTTGCCGTCCTTGCCATGGCGCGGGTACATGCCGAAGGCGCCCGTGCGCACGTCCATCTGCTGCGGCTGCGCGGCGCGACGCGCCTCGGCGAGCGCAGCATCCAGCACCTGCTGCAGCTGGGCCTGCACGATGGCCGCCTCCGGCGCTTCCTTCGTGGCGGCCAGCGTCAGGACCAGCAGGTCCTGCTGTACCTCGACCGTCCCGGAGGCCGACAGCTGCAACACGTTCTGCAGCACCGCTACCGGTCCGTTTTGAGCAAAAACGGCTGTAGCGCCCACCAATAAAGCGCTGGAAGCTATGACTTTAAAAGCATTCTTCATATCCTCTTTCATTCCTTCCTCGGTATGCAGGGGCCGCCGGCACATGCCGGCCGCCCCTGCCTGGCATCGTCATTGAACACCGGCCACCGCCGTTGCGCTGCAGCGCAAAACCTGTAACAGTTGGTCAGACCCTAGGGGGAAACGCGAATTTCCGGTCACAAGCTGGTCAAAATCGGCTCTGTTACAAATTGGACTGGGGAAAGACAGCATGGCTTCAACAACCAATCGCACCGACAAGGTCCTCGTGGTGGACGACGATGCGCGCATCCGCGACCTGCTGCGCCGCTACCTCACACAGGAAGGCTTCGAAGTCATGGTGGCGGAAGACGGCAAGGCGCTCAACCGCATCCTGCTGCGCGAGACCGTGGACCTGATCGTGCTCGACCTGATGATGCCCGGCGAGGACGGCCTGTCGATCTGCCGCCGCCTGCGCGCGGCCAGCGACCGCACGCCCATCATCATGCTCACCGCCAAGGGCGAGGACGTGGACCGCATCGTGGGCCTGGAGGTGGGCGCAGACGACTACCTGGGCAAGCCCTTCAACCCGCGCGAGCTGCTGGCGCGCATACACGCCGTGCTGCGCCGCCGCCCGCCGCAGGAGGCGCCGGGCGCCCCCTCGGGCGACAACGAGGTCGTGACCTTCGGCCCCTTCACCTTCGACCTGGGCACGCGCGCGCTGCAGAAGAACGGCGAGGAGCTGCCGCTGACCACGGGCGAGTTCGCCATGCTCAAGGCCCTGGTGCGCCACCCGCGCCAGCCGCTGTCGCGCGAGAAGCTCGCGCTGCTGGCGCGCGGGCGCGAATTCGAGCCCTTCGACCGCAGCCTGGACGTGCAGATCTCGCGCCTGCGCAAGCTCGTGGAGGTGGATGCCGCCGCGCCGCGCTACATCCAGACCGTCTGGGGCGTGGGCTACGTGTTCGTACCGGACGGCACGAACTGATCCCGCGGGCCTCCGCACACTGAGAGGGCGCGCCCGCCCTGCGGGCGCCGCGCCAGAGCACGCCGCAAAGCCATGAACGCCACCCAAGACATGCCCACGGACGCCACCAGCCCGGCGCCGCTGGAGGCCTCGGCCAGCCGCCGGCCTCAGCGTTCGCGCGTGGGGCTGAACCTGTTCTGGCGCACCTTCTTCCTGCTGGCGCTGCTGCTGGTGGGCTGCATCCTGGCCTGGGTGCAGACGCTGCGCGCGCTGGAGTTCGAGCCGCGCACGCTGCAGACGGCGCAGCAGATTGCCTCCATGGTCAACCTGAGCCGCGCGGCGCTCGTGCACTCCGACGCCATCGCCCGCGTGTCCCTGCTCAAGACCATGGCGGACCAGGAGGGCGTGCGCATCCTGCCGCGCGAGCCCAAGGACAAGTTCGAGCTGCTCCCGCCCTCGGCCCTGGGCCTGCGCCTGACCGAGGAACTCACGCAGCGGCTGGGGCCGGGCACCATCGTGGCCAGCAGCGTCAATGGCGAGAACGGCCTGTGGGTGGGCTTCACCATCAACGGCGACCCAAACTGGCTGCTCATGGACCGCTCGCGCCTGTCCGCGGCCGGCGGCAAGACCTGGCTCATCTGGCTCACCATCGTGGGCGCGCTGTCGCTGGCGGGCGCCGCCATCATCGCGCGGCTCATCAACCGCCCGCTCAAGCAGCTCAGCGACGCCGCCAACCGCGTGCGCGACGGCGACTTCGCCGCCGGCCAGCTCGACGAGGAGGCCGTGACCAGCGAGATCCGCGAGGTGAACATCGGCTTCAACCGCATGGCGCAGAAACTCGCCAAGCTGGAGCAGGACCGCGCCGTGATGCTGGCCGGCATCTCGCACGACCTGCGCACGCCCCTGGCGCGCCTGCGCCTGGAGACCGAGATGAGCGTGACCGACGAGGTGGCGCGCGAGCACATGGTGGCCGACATCGTGCAGCTCGACGCCACCATCGACAAGTTCCTCGACTACGCGCGCCCCGACACCGTGGCGCTCAGCCCCGTCAACCTGCATGGCGTGGTGTCCTCCTGCGTGTACGCGGTGCAGGACCACCGAGAACTGCAGATCACCATGAACGTGCCCGAGGACCTGATGGCGATGGCGGACGAGGTGGAGCTGGCGCGCGTGATCTCCAACCTGCTGGAGAACGCGCGCCGCTACGGCAAGAACCGCGAGACCGGCATCACCACCGTGGACATCGCCGCCAAGGCGCGCGAGAAATGGGTGCTGATCAAGCTGCGCGACCACGGCCCCGGCGCGCCGCCGGAGCAGCTGGCCAACCTGACCAAGCCGTTCTTCCGCGGCGACTCGGCGCGCACGGCGGCCGCGGGCGCGGGCCTGGGCCTGTCCATCGTGGACAAGACCGTGCAGCGCATGGGCGGCATCTTCGCGCTGGCGAACTCGGCCTCGGGCGGGCTCGTCGCCCATATCCAGCTGCAGCGCGCCACCGACCTGCCCGAGGGGCAGGACCCGCAGCAGCGCCTGCAGCGCCCGCAGGTCAAGCGCCACCTGCCGCCCCGCAGTGGCGCACCCGCGCCGCAGCAAAAACAATAGCTGCCAGCGCTTGCCAGATGGCGGCTTCATACACAAATCTACCTGAAACCACCATATACCAAGCGCTATGAGCTATTCTTTGAATAGCAGCACGGCGGCGCGCGCCTCGATGGCCAGGCCCTGCCCCACGGGGCCCAGGCGCTCGGCCGTCTTGGCCTTCACGTTCACCTGGCCGCCCTGCAGGCTTAAAGCGCCGGCAATGCGCTCGCGCATGGCCGGTATGTGGGCCGCCAGGCGCGGCGCCTGCGCCACCACGGTGCTGTCGACGTTGCCGATCGCGTAGCCCTTGTCCCGCACGCGGCGCGCCGCCTCGGTGAGCAGCACCACGGAATCGGCGCCACGGAACCGCGCATCGGTGTCGGGGAAATGGCTGCCGATGTCGCCCAGCGCCGCCGCGCCCAGCAGCGCGTCGGTGATGGCGTGCAGCAGCACGTCGGCATCCGAGTGGCCCAGCAGTCCCATGGTGTGGGGAATGTCCACGCCGCCGATGACCAGGCGCCGCCCGGGTACCAGCGCATGCACGTCCCAACCCTCGCCAATCCTGAAATCCATGTTCGTTCCGTTCACTGCCGTCACCGCTGGCGCGGTGTCGTGGATGAGAAAAAAGTCTGTACCGGCTCGCTGGCCGCCGCGCCGCGCGCGCCGCCGAAGCGCTCCAGCGTGGCGCCGTGCATGCGCTGGGCCAGCACGGCCTCGGCAAGGGCGAAGTCGTCCGGATAGGTGACCTTGAAGTTCTGCGCGCCGCCGGGCACCAGGCGCGGGCGCAGGCCCATGGCCTCCATGGCGCTGGCCTCGTCGGTGGCGGCCGCGCCCACGTGCTCCAGCGCGCGGCGCAGTGCGCCGATGCGGAACATCTGCGGCGTCTGCGCGAGCCACTTGTCGCTGCGGTCCACGGTGGAGGCGACGCGCACGCCGCCGGGCCCGTCGGTGGCGGTCTTGAGCGTGTCGGCCAACTTGTGCGCGAGCAGCCCGCCCACGCTGTCGTGCTGGCAGGCGTCGATCAGCGCGTCGATCTGTGCCGTGGTCACCAGGCAGCGCGCCGCGTCGTGCACCAGCACCCAGTCGTCGTCCGATGCGCCGCGCGCCTGCAGGGCCTTGATGCCGCCCAGCACCGTATCGGCCCGCGTGGCGCCGCCGCAGGGCACGGCGAAGAAGGCGGGGTGCGCATGGCCGTCGAAGAAGGCATCGCCCGGCGCCACGGCCACCAGCGTGCCCGCGAGCCTTGCCACCCCGGCAAAGGCCGCCAGCGTGTGCAGCACCATAGGGTGGCCCGCCACCACCTGGTACTGCTTGGGCAGGACGGCCGCGGCGCCCGGCTGCACGCGCACGGCGCGCGTGCCCGTGCCCGCGCAGGGCACCAGGGCCCAGAACCGCCCGGGCACATGGCGAACGGGGTTGAAGGCGGGAGGCAGGTCGCTCATGGGGCGGCATTCTAAAATCGCCCACCACCGCCCGAGCAGCCCGCGCGCGCCGCGCCCCCGCCTCTCGGCACCACCCGCATGCAGCTCCCCAAACTCTCCCCCGCCAAACGATTCACCTTGCCCCGCCCCGTGGGCAGCAGCGACGCACTGCTGCTGGCCCGCCTGGGGCTGCAGCAGAAGGCCGAGGGCCGCACCACGGCCATCGTCACGGCCGATGCCGGCGACGCGCAGCGGCTCATCGACGAGATCGCCTTCTTTGCCCCCGATCTGCGCTGCGCCCTGTTCCCCGACTGGGAGACCCTGCCCTACGACAGCTTCTCGCCGCACCAGGACCTGATCAGCGAGCGCCTGGCGACGCTGTGGCGCATCTCCCAGAAGGACAGGGACACGGGCGCCGACGTGGTGCTGGTGCCCGCCACCACGGCCCTGTACCGCCTGGCCCCGCCCTCGTTCCTGGCGGGCTACACCTTCCACTTCAAGACCGGGCAGCGGCTCGACGAGGCCAGGCTGCGCGCCCAGCTCACGCTCGCGGGCTACCAGCATGTGTCGCAGGTCGTCAGCCATGGCGAGTACGCGGTGCGCGGCGGCCTCATCGATCTGTTCCCCATGGGCTCGCCGCAGCCCTACCGGGTGGACCTGTTCGACGACGAGATCGACTCGATACGCACCTTCGACCCCGACAGCCAGCGCAGCCTGTACCCCGTGCCCGAGGTGCGCCTGCTGCCCGGGCGCGAGTTCCCCATGGACGAGGCGGCGCGCGCCAAGTTCCGCCAGCGCTGGCGCGAGCTGCTGGAGGGCGACCCCACGCGCAGCCGCATCTACAAGGACATGGGCAACGGCGTGGCCACCGCCGGCATCGAGTACTACCTGCCGCTGTTCTTCGACGAGACGGCCACCGTGTTCGACTACCTCGGCGCCGATGCCACCGTGGTGCTGCACGGCGACCTGGAGGGTGTGTTCCAGCGCTTCTGGCAGGACACGCGCGAGCGCTACCGCCTGATCCAGGGCGACCCGGACCACCCCGTGCTGCCGCCCGAGGCGCTGTTCCTCTCGGCCGACCAGTTCTACGGCCAGGCCAAGCCCCACGCCCAGTTGTCGCTGCGCCCGGGCGTGGAGGACGTGCAGGACAACGCCCAGTTCCAGAAGCTGCCCGACCTGTCCGTGGTGCGCGGCGCCGACGACCCGCTCGCCAGGCTCCAGGCCCACATACGCGCCACGCCGCAGCGCGTGCTGCTGCTGGCCGAGAGCGACGGCAGGCGCGAGAGCCTGCTGGATTTCCTGCGCGCCTCGGGGCTGAACCCGCCCGCGTTCGACTCGCTGGCCGAGTTCCAGTCCACGCCCGAGGAGCGCGTGGGCATCGCCACGGCGGCGCTGGCCACGGGCTTCGCCTGGGTCGAGGAAGGCCTGGACCTCGTCACCGAGACCGAGCTCTTCGCCGCCGCCCCCACCACGCGCCGGCGCAAGAAGCAGGAGCAGGCCAGCGACGTGGAGGCGCTGATCAAGGACCTGTCGGAGCTCAAGGTGGGCGATCCCGTGGTGCACAAC
This region of Alicycliphilus denitrificans K601 genomic DNA includes:
- a CDS encoding SIMPL domain-containing protein (The SIMPL domain is named for its presence in mouse protein SIMPL (signalling molecule that associates with mouse pelle-like kinase). Bacterial member BP26, from Brucella, was shown to assemble into a channel-like structure, while YggE from E. coli has been associated with resistance to oxidative stress.), with amino-acid sequence MKEDMKNAFKVIASSALLVGATAVFAQNGPVAVLQNVLQLSASGTVEVQQDLLVLTLAATKEAPEAAIVQAQLQQVLDAALAEARRAAQPQQMDVRTGAFGMYPRHGKDGKIAGWQGRAELVLQGRDFARITGTAGRIQGMTISQIAFDLSREARAKVEGEAQAKAIEAFKARAAELARGFGFAGYTLREVAVHSNEMAPGPRPRIMAMEAKAASLAADAPVPVEAGKAQVAVTISGSVQLR
- the ompR gene encoding two-component system response regulator OmpR encodes the protein MASTTNRTDKVLVVDDDARIRDLLRRYLTQEGFEVMVAEDGKALNRILLRETVDLIVLDLMMPGEDGLSICRRLRAASDRTPIIMLTAKGEDVDRIVGLEVGADDYLGKPFNPRELLARIHAVLRRRPPQEAPGAPSGDNEVVTFGPFTFDLGTRALQKNGEELPLTTGEFAMLKALVRHPRQPLSREKLALLARGREFEPFDRSLDVQISRLRKLVEVDAAAPRYIQTVWGVGYVFVPDGTN
- a CDS encoding sensor histidine kinase, which encodes MNATQDMPTDATSPAPLEASASRRPQRSRVGLNLFWRTFFLLALLLVGCILAWVQTLRALEFEPRTLQTAQQIASMVNLSRAALVHSDAIARVSLLKTMADQEGVRILPREPKDKFELLPPSALGLRLTEELTQRLGPGTIVASSVNGENGLWVGFTINGDPNWLLMDRSRLSAAGGKTWLIWLTIVGALSLAGAAIIARLINRPLKQLSDAANRVRDGDFAAGQLDEEAVTSEIREVNIGFNRMAQKLAKLEQDRAVMLAGISHDLRTPLARLRLETEMSVTDEVAREHMVADIVQLDATIDKFLDYARPDTVALSPVNLHGVVSSCVYAVQDHRELQITMNVPEDLMAMADEVELARVISNLLENARRYGKNRETGITTVDIAAKAREKWVLIKLRDHGPGAPPEQLANLTKPFFRGDSARTAAAGAGLGLSIVDKTVQRMGGIFALANSASGGLVAHIQLQRATDLPEGQDPQQRLQRPQVKRHLPPRSGAPAPQQKQ
- the ispF gene encoding 2-C-methyl-D-erythritol 2,4-cyclodiphosphate synthase, encoding MDFRIGEGWDVHALVPGRRLVIGGVDIPHTMGLLGHSDADVLLHAITDALLGAAALGDIGSHFPDTDARFRGADSVVLLTEAARRVRDKGYAIGNVDSTVVAQAPRLAAHIPAMRERIAGALSLQGGQVNVKAKTAERLGPVGQGLAIEARAAVLLFKE
- the ispD gene encoding 2-C-methyl-D-erythritol 4-phosphate cytidylyltransferase; protein product: MSDLPPAFNPVRHVPGRFWALVPCAGTGTRAVRVQPGAAAVLPKQYQVVAGHPMVLHTLAAFAGVARLAGTLVAVAPGDAFFDGHAHPAFFAVPCGGATRADTVLGGIKALQARGASDDDWVLVHDAARCLVTTAQIDALIDACQHDSVGGLLAHKLADTLKTATDGPGGVRVASTVDRSDKWLAQTPQMFRIGALRRALEHVGAAATDEASAMEAMGLRPRLVPGGAQNFKVTYPDDFALAEAVLAQRMHGATLERFGGARGAAASEPVQTFFSSTTPRQR